A region of Prochlorococcus marinus subsp. pastoris str. CCMP1986 DNA encodes the following proteins:
- the rpmA gene encoding 50S ribosomal protein L27 yields MAHKKGTGSTRNGRDSNSKRLGVKAYGGEKVSAGSIIIRQRGTSFLPGINVGKGKDDTLFALKEGTVSFDSIKRNLRNRKRVNVVL; encoded by the coding sequence ATGGCACATAAAAAAGGTACCGGATCAACCAGAAATGGAAGAGATTCAAATTCTAAAAGACTCGGAGTTAAAGCTTATGGAGGAGAAAAAGTATCAGCAGGGTCTATCATAATCCGTCAAAGAGGTACTTCTTTTTTACCAGGAATTAACGTAGGTAAAGGAAAAGATGATACACTTTTCGCCCTAAAAGAGGGAACTGTAAGTTTTGACAGTATCAAAAGGAATTTAAGAAACAGAAAAAGAGTAAATGTAGTTCTTTAA
- a CDS encoding class I SAM-dependent methyltransferase translates to MEFLSIEQGDLDGFLENAKMDLANLHPGGSLSEAEDFYKEIVGDKHLADLAAWHISSKDYIADTLKLQQRFSRNLVLDFGGGIGTHALANAMSTKVEHVFFVDINKTNRDFVEYRSKKLGVDNKLTFCKTIQETKISRFDTIVCLDVLEHLSDPAFHLDTFHKIMGPNSIGLFNWYFYKGENNEYPFHVDDEQIVEQFFKTLQLKFVEVFHPILITTRSYKKN, encoded by the coding sequence ATGGAATTTTTGTCTATCGAGCAGGGTGATTTGGATGGGTTCCTCGAAAACGCAAAGATGGATTTAGCCAATCTTCATCCCGGGGGTAGTTTAAGTGAGGCTGAAGACTTTTATAAAGAAATTGTTGGAGATAAGCATTTGGCAGATTTGGCCGCCTGGCATATTTCAAGTAAGGATTATATTGCTGACACGTTAAAACTTCAGCAGAGATTTTCAAGAAATTTGGTCTTAGATTTTGGAGGAGGGATTGGGACTCATGCTTTAGCTAATGCAATGTCTACAAAGGTTGAGCATGTTTTTTTCGTTGATATAAATAAAACAAATAGAGATTTTGTTGAATATAGGTCTAAAAAACTTGGTGTGGATAATAAACTTACTTTTTGTAAAACAATTCAGGAAACAAAAATATCTAGATTTGATACGATCGTATGCCTTGATGTATTAGAGCATTTATCTGATCCGGCTTTTCATCTCGATACCTTTCATAAAATTATGGGTCCTAACTCAATTGGATTATTTAATTGGTACTTTTACAAAGGAGAAAATAATGAATATCCCTTTCACGTTGATGATGAGCAAATTGTTGAACAATTTTTTAAGACTCTACAATTAAAATTTGTAGAAGTTTTTCATCCTATTCTTATTACGACAAGATCTTATAAAAAGAATTAA
- the truB gene encoding tRNA pseudouridine(55) synthase TruB, with amino-acid sequence MEIKDGFIAINKEKGFTSHDCVKQIRKLLGIKKVGHTGTLDPDVTGTLPIAIGSATRFIQYLPQGKTYIGQIQLGIRTKTDDMQGEILNKKDWPVLSHKQLDKYLNNFRGIIQQVPPIVSSVHVNGERAYKKAFKNEEFELKPKEVEIEELVLNKWDQINGILEIKVSCSSGTYIRSIARDLGGSLDSEGCLLKLKRISACGFHEKNSIKISDLSDNNDKNAPFIIPTISALDHISTLVLANQEEINFWQTGRIIKFDANNFVKSRSFDYKKPIKIIDPNKILLGIGFINEEKTILHPKLVLNAK; translated from the coding sequence ATGGAAATTAAAGATGGATTTATAGCAATAAATAAAGAGAAAGGATTTACCTCTCATGATTGCGTTAAACAAATAAGGAAATTATTAGGTATCAAAAAAGTTGGTCACACAGGTACTTTAGATCCCGATGTAACAGGTACTTTACCAATTGCGATAGGCAGTGCTACAAGATTTATTCAATATTTACCTCAAGGCAAAACCTATATTGGCCAAATCCAATTAGGCATAAGAACAAAAACTGATGATATGCAAGGCGAAATTCTTAACAAAAAAGATTGGCCTGTTTTGAGCCATAAGCAATTAGATAAATATTTAAATAACTTCAGAGGTATTATCCAACAAGTACCTCCTATAGTATCTAGTGTTCACGTTAATGGAGAAAGAGCATACAAAAAAGCTTTTAAAAATGAGGAATTTGAATTAAAACCAAAAGAGGTAGAAATAGAAGAATTAGTTCTAAACAAATGGGATCAAATAAATGGAATATTAGAAATAAAAGTGTCTTGTTCCTCAGGAACTTATATAAGATCCATCGCTAGAGATTTGGGCGGGAGCTTAGATTCTGAGGGTTGTCTTTTGAAACTTAAAAGGATTTCGGCTTGTGGATTCCATGAGAAAAATTCTATAAAGATATCTGATCTAAGTGATAATAATGACAAAAACGCACCTTTTATTATTCCCACAATTTCTGCTCTTGATCATATTTCAACACTAGTTTTAGCTAATCAAGAAGAAATTAACTTTTGGCAAACAGGAAGAATAATTAAATTTGATGCTAATAATTTTGTTAAAAGCCGCTCTTTTGATTACAAAAAACCAATAAAAATTATTGACCCTAACAAAATCCTATTAGGAATTGGTTTTATTAATGAAGAAAAAACTATATTACATCCCAAATTAGTTCTTAATGCAAAATAA
- a CDS encoding SpoIID/LytB domain-containing protein produces the protein MILKTIKISNKLCLIGIIVFCLFQNHSVSASREPLIRVLISKNRNLRIRSDKSIPLIIKGQKFSNKKIKGLTVKKENNTTSLFFDKNKQKIYDLKNKVKLVVKSSDGRGIWVGQKRYSGILNLLVLESEILVINILGIEKYLSSVVGSEMPAKWPLEALKAQAIASRTYALKQKGNQIYDIDSTQKNQVYNGLESRTYKTIRAVRSTRSLVLTYKNKLINALFHSSSGGMTENSQDVWKNEYPYLSSVRDFDRNNPKLQWKKKFSSGELQKLFPEIGGIKKIEILNITNTGRVKNVQIFGKYGSDQISGVDIRKRMNLKSTFMRFKFIEDKKYISDNDNSNNPIEKTLIVFGRGSGHGVGMSQWGARYMASKGQKADRILKHFYKGVGIKPFSKNYL, from the coding sequence GTGATTTTAAAAACTATAAAAATCTCTAATAAATTATGTTTAATTGGGATTATAGTTTTTTGTCTTTTTCAGAATCACTCTGTATCCGCCTCCAGAGAACCATTAATTAGAGTTCTAATATCAAAAAACAGAAATTTAAGGATAAGATCTGATAAATCAATTCCATTAATTATTAAAGGGCAAAAATTCTCAAATAAAAAAATTAAAGGTTTAACTGTAAAAAAAGAAAATAATACAACATCATTATTTTTTGATAAGAACAAACAAAAAATCTATGATTTAAAAAATAAAGTAAAATTAGTAGTTAAATCTTCTGATGGTAGAGGTATTTGGGTTGGCCAGAAAAGATATTCAGGAATTTTAAATCTATTAGTTCTTGAGTCTGAGATATTAGTGATTAATATCCTTGGAATCGAAAAGTATCTGAGTAGTGTTGTTGGCTCAGAGATGCCAGCTAAATGGCCTTTAGAGGCATTAAAAGCACAGGCTATTGCTTCAAGGACTTATGCTTTAAAACAAAAAGGAAATCAAATTTATGATATTGATTCTACTCAGAAAAATCAAGTTTATAATGGCTTAGAATCAAGAACCTATAAAACTATAAGGGCAGTAAGAAGTACAAGATCATTAGTTTTGACATATAAAAATAAATTAATTAATGCCTTGTTTCACAGTAGTTCAGGAGGTATGACAGAAAATAGTCAAGATGTTTGGAAGAATGAATATCCTTATTTATCAAGCGTTAGAGATTTTGATAGAAATAATCCAAAACTACAATGGAAAAAAAAATTCTCAAGCGGAGAATTACAAAAATTATTCCCTGAAATTGGAGGAATTAAAAAAATTGAGATTTTGAATATAACTAATACTGGGAGAGTAAAAAATGTGCAAATTTTTGGCAAATATGGCTCTGATCAAATATCAGGAGTTGATATTAGAAAAAGAATGAATCTGAAAAGTACTTTTATGAGGTTTAAATTCATTGAAGATAAAAAATATATTTCCGATAATGATAATTCTAATAATCCTATTGAAAAAACTTTAATAGTTTTTGGTCGAGGCTCTGGCCATGGTGTAGGGATGAGTCAGTGGGGTGCAAGATATATGGCTTCCAAAGGTCAAAAAGCAGATAGAATATTAAAACATTTTTATAAGGGTGTTGGAATTAAACCGTTTAGCAAAAATTACTTATAA